The Sandaracinus amylolyticus genomic interval CGCGGTCGAGCACACGGGGCGCCCGGTGCCGTCGCTCGAGGCGAGCGAGGTGGACGTCGCGCTGCTCACGACGTCGCAGGTGCCGCGCGGCATCGAGCAGAAGGCGCTCTTCAGCGACGAGATCGTGTTCCTCGTCGCGCGCACGCACCCGCTCGCCGCCCGGCGCGCGCTGACGCCCGACGATCTGCGCGCGCACACGCTGATCACGGGGCTCGCGCCGGCCGAGGAAGGGCGCTGGTTCATGCGCCGCGTGTTCGGTCGGGCGCGCCCGAAGCTGCGCTTCGATCGGCTGCCGCTCACCGAGGCGATCATCGACGTGACCCGCGCCGGCATGGGGATCGCGGTGCTCTCGGAGTGGATCGCGAGGCCGCACCTCGAGCGCGGCGATCTCGTCGCGATGCGGCTCGCGTCGGGGCCGCTGCGGCGTGGATGGCGGATGGCGTGGCGGCCCGAGGTCGCCGACGCCGCGGAGCGACTGCACGCGGCGCTCAGCGCGACCTCCACCGGACGCTGAGAAAGGGCGCGCGTGCGCGCGGATCACCAGCGCGGGTGCGCGGGATCGTGGAACGCGATCGGGGCCGCGAGACACGCGTCGGGGATGCCGAACGCGTCGACCAGCGGGACCGCGGCGTCGCGCAGCTCGCGCGCGATCTTCGGGACGAGCTTGCGGATCGCGCGCGTCTGACCTCCGTCGAGCTCGCCGTTCTCGACGAACCACGCCGCGCGCGCCTCGAGCGTCGCGAGCGCGTGGAGGTCGCGCAGCTTCGCGAGCCACGCGCGCGTGTCGTCGTCCGGCGCGCGATCGACCGCGCCCGCGATCGCGTCCATCACGCGCCGCTCCACGTGCGCCTCCGCGAGCGCGACGAGGTGCTCCTGCAGCTCCATGAGCACGTCCTGCGCGTCCATGCCCGCGTCGCTGCGCTTCTTCGCGCGCGCCGCGGCGCTGCGCAGCAGCGACTCCTCGCGCCATGCGAACGCGGCGCGCTGCATCTCGGGATCGCGCAGGCTCGCCTCGTCGGCGCGGTGCGCGCGGAACGGCGCCTTCTCGCGCATCGTCAGCACGGCCGCGGACGCGAGCGCGCGCACCAGCGCGACCGGCCCGCCGGTGAAGCGCTTCGCGTACCTCCCGAGCAGCTCGCGCGCGACGAGCTGCAAGAGCACCGTGTTGTCGCCCTCGAACGTCGTGAAGACGTCGGTGTCGCTCTTCAGATCGGCGAGGCGGTTCACCGACAGGTAGCCCTGCCCGCCGCACGCCTCGCGGCACGCTTGGAGCGTCCTCGTCGCGTGCCACGTCGCGATCGCCTTGAGCCCGGCGGCGTGCGCCTCGAGCTCGCGCGTGTCCTTCGCGCCCTCGCGCTGCGCGCGCAGATACGCCTCGCGCAGCTCGTCGATCGCGAACGACAGCGCGTACGTCGTCGCGAGCGGGATCAGCAACCTCCGTTGGTGCGTCGGGTACTCGAGGAGCAGCGTCTCGGGCTCCTTCGTCGGCCCGAATTGCCGGCGCTCCGACGCGTATCGGATCGCGATCGCGAGCCCGACCTTCGACGCCGACACCGCCCCCGCCGCGACCGACACGCGCCCTCCGACGAGCGTGCCGAGCATCGTGAAGAAGCGCTTGCCCGGGCTGGTGATCGCGCTCTCGTACGTGCCGAGGTCGGTGATGCGCGCGTGCCGCGAGAGCAGGTTCGCGCGCGGCACGCGCACGTGGTCGAACCAGATGCGCCCGTTGTCGACGCCGTTGAGCCCCATCTTGTGCCCGCAGTCGCCGGTGCGGACGCCGGGCAGCTCCTCGCCGTTCGCGTCGCGGATCGGCACCAGCACCGCGTGCACGCCATGTCGCTCGCCCGCGACCTCGAGCTGTGCGAACACCGTCGCCACGTGCGCGTCGCGCGCCGCGTTGCCCGCCCAGTCCTTGCGCGCGCTCTCGCTCGGCGTGTGCACGACGATTTCGTCGCTCTCGGCGTCGTAGCGCGCGATCGTCTCGAGGTCGGCGACGTTCGAGCCGTGCCCCACCTCGCTCATCGCGAAGCAGCCGAGCAGGCCCAGCGACGCGACCTCGTGCAGGTACTTCGCGCGCTGCGCATCGTCGCCCAGGAAGAAGATCGATCCGCCGAAGAGCCCCCACTGCACGCCGTTCTTGATCAGCAGCGAGAGATCGCCGTACGCGAGGGTCTCGAACGCCGCGAGGTACCCGCCGAGATCGGGCGCGTCGGTGGTCACGCCGGGATATGCGAGCGCGCCAATTCCGACCGTCTTCGCGAGCTCCTCGAGCCAGCCGAGCACCTTCGCGCGGTGCTCTTCCTTGGTCAGCCCGTACGCCGAGCGATGCGCGGGCTCGGCGAGGAACGCGCGGACCGTCTCGCGCACCGCGACGTGAGGTCCGTCGAGCATCGCGCGCATCGCGGCGACGTCGGGGCGCGGACCGCGCGCGAAGGGTCGCGGCGCGTCGTGCTCGTACGGCGTGATCACGTCGTCGAGCGCGTGCGCGGCGTCGAGCGCGAGCAACGACTCGATCTCCGCGAGCGCGTGCGCCGTCGCCTCGCACGCGTGGCCATCGACCATCGACGACGCGAGCTGCGCGAGCGAGAGCCGGCGCGTCGGACGCATCGTGCCGACGGAGCGCTCGAGCGTGCGCCGCAGCGTCGCGAGCTCCGCGGCGCTCGGAGGACGCGCCGGGTCGAGCCATTGCTCGAGCGCGATGCGCAGCGCGGGCTTCAGCCACGGCTGTGCCTCGAGGCGCTCGCGCAGCACCCGCACGTCGTCGGGCGAGAGCGCGTCGTCTGCCCACGCCACGTAGAGCATGGGCAGGAAGGGTTGGAGCTCGGGGGTCGCGAGCGCGCCGGTGCGGTCCATCGGCGGGGCACGTAGGCGCGGACGATCACCGCCGGCAGGAGGGTCCGCGGCTGGGGCGAGGCCGCATGCCCGCAAGGCCCACACTCGCCCACTGATCAGGTCGTCCTGGCCGATCGGGGAGGACCGACGGGCCGAGACTCGTCATAATCTCGTCCTTCGTGAGCACGACGTGAGCCGCCACGCGACTGCGATCATCTCGGGCTTCCTCCTCTGCGCGATCGGCGTCGCTGCGGCCCCAGCCGCCGCCCAGGAGCCGACGCCACCGCACCGAGCGCCGCCGCGCACGCGCATCGACGGCATCGCAGCGCCGATCACCGGCGGGCTCGCGGCGGCCGCGCTCGGCGCGGGGCTCGGCATCTACGTCGCGCCGACGTCGCAGCACTCCCCCGACGTCGGCGTGTGGCGCGGCGGCATCGTCGCCGACGAGCCGTTCCGCGACCTGCTGCGCGCGAGCAGCCCGCGCGGGATCAGCATCGCGGGCCACACGAGCGACGCGCTGATGCTCGGCACGATCGCGTACACCGCGCTCGTCGACTCGCTGCTCGTGCCGCTGGTGCAGGGCGATCTCGATCTCGCGTGGCAGGCCTCGCTCGCGCACTCGCTCGCGTTCGGTCTGACGCTCACCGCGGGCGGCATCGTGAAGCGCGTGACGAACCGCGCGCGCCCCTACGAGCGCGAGTGCGCCACGAACCCGAGCGCGCCCGGCTGCCAGTCGCACGACATCTACGAGAGCTTCTACAGCCTGCACACCGGGCTCGCCGCGACGTCCGCGGGCTTCTCGTGCGCGCTGCACCTCGAGCGCAACCTCTTCGGCGATCTGGGCCACGACATCGCGTCGTGCGGCGGCTCGATCGCCGCGGCGACGGTGACCGGGCTGCTCCGCGTCGTCGCGGATCGTCACTATCTCTCCGACGTCATCATCGGCGGGCTGCTCGGCTTCGCGGTCGGCTACCTCGTCCCGATGATCGTGATCCCGTCGCGCGCGTCGCGCCTCGAGGGGCTGAGCGACGAGCCGCGCTCCGACTTCGCGTGGTCGATCCTGCCGATGGCGTCGCCCGGAGACTCGGGCGGCTTCGCGGCGGGCGCGTCGGTGTTCGGCACGTTCTGATCGGAGCGCGCGCGCACACGCGACGAGCCTATCTGTCTCGTCGCGATGACGAGCACCGGCTGGTTCGCGCGGATGTCGCCGCCCGAGCGGCGCACGTTCTGGTCGTGCTTCTGGGGCTGGGCGCTCGATGCGATGGACGTCCAGATCTACAGCCTCGTGATCCCGACGATCATCGCGACGTGGGATCTCTCGACGCGCGAGGCCGGCGAGATCGCGACCGCGACGTTGCTGTCGTCGGCGCTCGGCGGATGGATCGCAGGCGCGCTCGCCGATCGCATCGGTCGGGTGCGCACGCTGCAGCTCACGATCCTCTGGTTCTCGATCTTCACGCTCGTGTGCAGCCTCGCGCAGACGTTCGAGCAGCTGCTCGTCGCGCGGACGCTCATGGGGCTCGGCTTCGGTGGCGAGTGGACCGCGGGCGCCGTGCTGATCGGCGAGGTGATCCGCCCCGAGCACCGGGGTCGCGCGGTCGGCACGGTGCAGTCGGGCTGGGCGGTCGGCTGGGCGCTCGCGCTCACGGCGCAGGTCGTGACGTTCCAGCTCTTCGAGCCGGAGATCGCGTGGCGCGCGCTCTTCGCGGTCGGCGTCGCGCCCGCGGCGCTGGTGCTCGTGCTGCGTCGCTTCGTCGCCGAGCCGCCGGTGTTCGAAGAGACGCGGCGGCGCGTCGGAGCGCGCGCGCGGCTGCGCGAGATCGTCTCGCGACCGCTGCTACGCATCACGGTGCTGACGTCGCTGCTCACGACCGGCGCGCAGGGCGGCTACTACGCGATCGCGACCTGGCTGCCGACGTACCTCGAGACCGAGCGCGGGCTCGGCTCGCTCGGCACCAGCGCGTACCTCGCGGTGGTGATCGCGGGATCGTTCGCCGGGTACCTCACGGGCGCGCACCTCGCGGATCGCATCGGGCGCCGCGCGCTGTTCTTCGTGTTCGCGATCGGCGCCGCGGCGATCGTCGTCGCGTACACGAGCGTCGAGCTCGACGACGGGTCGACGTGGACGCTGCATGCCGGCTGATCCGACCCCGCCGGGCGCCTGCGACGCGCACGCGCACGTGATCGGCGCGTCGATGAGCGCGGCGCGCAGCTACACGCCGCCCGAGGCCACCGTCGAGTCGTACCTCGCGATGCTCGACGCGCACCGCATCGCGCGCGGCGTGCTCGTGCAGATCAGCGTGCACGGCACCGACAACCGCGTGATGACGGACGCGGTGAGCGCCCACAGCGATCGGCTGCGCGGCATCGCAGTCGTGCACGCCGACGCGCCCGATGCGGAGCTCGCGCGCCTCGCGTCGTCGGGCGTGGTCGGGCTGCGGCTCAACACGGCGTTCGGCGGCGGCCCGAGCCTCGACGATCTCGAGCGCCTCGCGGCGCGCTGTCGCGAGCTCGACTGGCACCTCGAGCTCCTTCTCGATCATCGCGCGCTGCCCGAGCTCGCGCCGCGCCTCGAGCGACTGCCGGTGCCGTTCGTGCTCGATCACCTCGGGCACGTCCCGGTGTCGGCGGGGATCGCGCACCCCGCGGCCCAGGCGATGCTGTCGCTGCTGCGCGGAGCGCACTGCTGGGTGAAGCTCTCGGGCGCGTATCGCGTGTCCGCGACGGGCCCGCCGCATCGCGACACGATCCCGATCGTGCGCGCGCTCGTCGACGCGCGCGCCGATCGCCTGGTGTGGGGCAGCGACTGGCCGCACACCGCGCACGCCGGTCCGACGCCGCGGGTCGGCGCGCTGCTCGATCTGCTCCGCGAGCAGGTGCCCGACGCTGCGCAGCGCGACGCGATCCTCGTCGACAACGCCGCACGTCTCTACCGCTTCGGCGAGGGCGGGTGATCGAGGTACGCTGGGCGCGATGGCGGCGGCGCGCGTCGAGCCGATCGAGGCGCACGCCTCGGTCTCCGCGAGGCTTCCTCGCGGACGCTTCGTACCTCCAGCATCGACGTCGCACGTGCCCCGGCTGCGGAACCGCAGCGACCGCACGCGCAGGACCGGAATCGTCGACGCACGCCGCCGCCCTCTCCGATGACCGAGTGGACGTTCGACGCCGACGACCTGGACGAGGACGAGGAGGACGCAGATCCGCCGCCCGGCCCAGCCGAGCTGCGCTTGGCCCGCGCGCTCGCGCTCGCGTTCCTCGGCACCGACGGACGCCGGCGCGCGATGATCGAAGCCGCGCTCGCGACGCTGCACGTGCCCGACGAGGCGCGCGCACGCGCGTGGATCGGCGCGCTCGTCGCGCTCGTGCGGCGCACCTTCGATCCGCTAAGGCGCGCGTCGCTCGACGAGCTCACGACGACGATCGCGCATGGTCGCGCGCTCGCGCGACGCGACCGCGGCGTCCACGTGGTGCGCTGGGTGGCCACGCCCGGCGAGATGCGCGCGCCGCGATGGGACGTGCCGCGGATCGACACGGTGGGCGATCTCGCGCGCTGGCTCGACGTCGAGATCGGCGAGCTCGACTGGCTCGCGGATCGGCGCGCGATGTTGGTGCGCGCGCGCGTCGGCCCATTGCATCACTACGTGCGCACGTGGGTGCCGAAGCCGAGCGGCGGCGCTCGCCTCATCGAGGCGCCGAAGGCGCGGCTCGCCGCGATCCAGCGCCGCGTGCTGCGCGAGGTCCTCGAGCGAGTCCCGATGCACGACGTCGCGCACGGCTTCCGGCGCGGGCGCTCGGTCGCCACGTTCGTCGCGCCGCACGTCGGACGTGCCGTCGTGGTGCGCGTCGACCTCGAGGACTTCTTCGCGAGCGTCACGCGCGGCCGCGTGATCGGCATCTTCCGCAGCGCGGGCTACCCGGAGGAGATCGCGCGCACGCTCGCTGCGCTCTGCACCACGCGCACGCCGGCGTCGGAGATGCGCGGCATCGAGCACGCGGTGCGCGCGCGGCTGCGCGTCCCGCACTTGCCGCAGGGCGCGCCGACGTCGCCTGCGCTCGCGAGCCTCGCGGCGTTCCGTCTGGATGCGCGCATCGAGGGCCTCGCTCGCGCGGTCGGCGCGCGATGCACGCGGTATGCGGACGACGTCGCGCTCTCGTTCGAGCGCGATCGATCCCACGGCGCGATCGATCGTGTGATCGCGCGCATCGCCGAGATCGCGCGCGAGGAGGGCTTTGGCGTCGCGTCGCACAAGACGCGCGTCATGCGCCGCGGCGCGCGCCAGTCGCTCGCCGGCGTGGTGGTGAACGAGAGGCCCGCGGTCGCGCGCGAGGAGTACGAGCGACTGCGCGCGATCCTCCATCGCGCGGCGACGCGAGGCCCGAGCCCCGACGAGCTCGGGGCGCATCGCGATCTGCGCGCTCACCTCGCAGGGCGCATCGCGTGGATCGCCCAGTGGAGCGAGCGTCGCGGCGCGAAGCTGGCGGCCATGCTCGCCCGCATCGACTGGAGCGCGTGACCCGCGCTTCGCGGCTCACCCTCCCCGCTGCGATCGGGCATCCTTCGCGCGTGCTCCGCGTCGCGCTCCTGATCGCCCTCGTCGCGTGCTGCGTCGCGCCCGCGCCGACCCGTGCCCAGGAGCGCGCGCTCACCGACGCGATCACCGTCGACGGCCGCGATCCATGTCTCGAGGCCCCGCGGCTCGCGACCCAGGTCGGTGCCTGGCTCGAGCGCGACCGCATCGCCGACGCGCTCGGCGTCTCCGTTCGCACCGACGCGGGCGCCACGTCGTTCGTCATCACCCACGGCGGCGAGGAGGTCGCGACCCGCCGCTTCGATCGCCTGCCCTCCGAGTGCCCCGACCGCCGCGCCGCGGTCGCGCTCGCGATCGCGCTCGCGCTCGACGCCGCGATCCTCGAGTCCATCGGCATCCCTGCGCCCGCGCCCGCCGTCGCGCCGACGCCGACTCCCGATCCCACGCCGCCGCGCGTCGACCCGCCTCCTCCGCCGGCCGGAGAGCGCCCCGCGTTCTCGATCGAGCTCGAGGCGTGGCTCGCGCTCGAGCTCCTGCCCGACCCCGCGCTCGGCGGCCTCCTCGCGGTGTCGTGGATCATCGATCCGGGCGTGCGCATCCGTGGTGGCGTGCTCGCAACGCAGCTGGTCGGCGCCTCGGTCGTGCCCGGTGGCGCGGACGTCTCGCTCCTCACCGGCCGCATCGACGCGTGCGTCGATCGCAGCGTCCTGCCACACGTCCTGCTCGGTGGATGCGCCGGTGTGCTCGGCGGCGCGCTCCTCACGAGCGGACGCGATCTGCCGACCGTCTACGCGCCGGTGCTGCCCTGGGCCGGTGCCGCCGTGCGCGCGGAGCTGCGCTGGCTGCCCGTCGACCCGCTTGCGCTCACCATCGGCGCCGAGGGAGTGTTCTCCTTCGTGCAGCCCAGGCTCGACGTCGGCGACGGAACCGGTGGTGTGGTCGCGTCGCGCTCACTCTCGACGGCGGGGCTCGCCATCGTGATCGCGACAGCCTTGGTGATCGAATGAAGGCCCCCGCGACCCCCGGTCATGCAGCCATTGCGAGCACGGACGACGCGGAGCCGGAGCGAACCGGCGCCGCGGAGCTGTTCCGGGCGCATGCTGGCTTCGTGGCGGGTTTCCTCACGCGCATGGGTGCGAGCAACGTGGACGTCGACGATCTCACGCAAGAGGTCTTCCTGGTGGCGCACCGCCGCGGCGGTTACGTCGCCGGGCCCGCCCGTCCCACGACCTGGCTCGCGGAGATCGCGCTGCGCGTGCTCTCGACCCACCGCCGCACGAAGCGCCGCAAGCCCGAGAAGATGGCGGGCGACGAGCTCGACGCGATGATCTCGGATCGCGCGGCCGCCGACGACCAGGTCTCGGCGCGGCGTGCGCTCGCTCGCGTGCAGCGTTGTCTCGAGGGCCTCGACGAGGAGCACCGGGCCGTGTTCGTGCTCTTCGAGCTCGAGGGAGAGCCTTGCAGCGCCATCGCTGCGGCCCTCGGGATCCCCGTGGGCACCGTGTACTCACGGCTGCATCACGCCCGGAAGAAGTTCACCGACGCGTGGGGAGGGGGGACGCCGTGACCGATCGCGAGCTGCAAGATCCGCCGCGCCTCGTCGACGACCTCGGCACGCCGCCGGAGCTGCGCGACGCGCTCCGACGTTCGGCGGCGATCGTCCCGGCGTTCGACGCGAGCGGGGGCCTCGCGAAGCTGGAGCAGGCGATCCAGAGCGGCGGTGGAGCGACGGGAGCGGGGGGAGCGGCGGTGCTGGCGCGGCGGGGGCCGCCGGCGTCGCCGCGGTGGTGGTCGCGCTCGCGGTGATCGGCGGCGCGGTGGTGTGGGCCACGAGCGGGGGGGACACCGCGAGGGAGCCCGACGAGACCGCGGCCGACACCGCGAGCGTGACCGCCATCGAAGAGAGCGCGGCCGAGACCGAGGCCGAGATCCCGGCCGAGCCCGAGATCGCGCCCGAGGCCGAGGTCGCGGTGCCCGACGTGCCGGCGGTGCCCGAGCTCGAGGTGCAGCCGGTGCCGGGGGCGCGCCCGACCACGACACGTCGGGGCGACGACGCGCCGAGCGACGAGGACGCGCTCGCAGCGGAGATGCGCGAGCTCGCCGAAGCGCGCCGAGCGCTCGCGTCGGAGCCGGCGCGCGCGCTCGCGATCCTCGAGCGTGGCCGCCGCGAGCACGGCCCGCGCAGCCTGTTCGCGGAGGAGCGCGAAGCGCTCACCGTGCTCGCGCTCGCGGCCCTCGAGCGCGATCCCGAAGCGCAGCGCCGCGGCGAGCGCTTCCTGGCGGCGCACCCCGAGAGCCCGCACGCCGAGCGCGTGCGCCGCAGCATCGAGGAGTGATGTCGAGCGCGGCTATCCGCTCATCCGGATGAGCGGATAGCCACCTTCGCTCACGACACCAATCGAGTCCTCGCTGCCGGGACCCGAGCTCGTGCGCGCTTGACGCGCTTCGACGGCGCGCCCCACGATGCCCGGAATGGCGAGCGAAGAGCGCGCGCACGGCCCTGCGACCAAGGTCGCGATCCGGAACCTCTCGGCCCTCAAGCCCGAGCACCAGCAGCTCCTCCGCACGCTGCTGGCCGACGCCGGCATGGCGACCGCGACGCTCGAGACGCTGGTCGAGCATCTCCTCGAAGAAGAGGACACGCGGCTGCAGACCGCGCTCTCGCGCGTGAAGGCGGGGCACTCGACGGTCGAGGCCGCGTCGGCGGCGAGCGCGCGCCGCGGCGCGACGGTGGGCTCGCTGCGCACCGAGCGTGGAAGCGCGCCGGGCGGCGCGCGCGGCACCGTGGGATCGCTGCGCAAGTAACGTGGCGCGCACCATCGCGATCACGATCGCCGCGGCGCTGATCGCGGGGATCGCGGGCTACACGCTCGGCGCGTCGAGCGCACCGCAGGTGGCGATCGAGCCCTCGCCCGAGCCCGACCGCGAGCCGCGCGAGGAGGACGACGCGCTCGCGCTCGAGTCGGATCCCTCTGCGCTGCAGGCCTGTGAGGACCGACTCGCGTCCGCCGAAGCGGCGCTCGCGCTGCGACCGGCGCGCGCCGAGGGCCCTGCGATCGATCCCGCGACGCTGCCCGAGCCGGCGCGCGTGGCGCTCGAGTCGCCCGAGGTCTCGCGCGCCATCGACGCCGAGGTCGAGCGCCGCATGACCGAGCGCATCGAGCAGGAGCGCGCGCGCCGCGAGGCCGAGTGGGCGGCGCGTCGGGCCGAGCTGCGCGAGCGCCTCCGCGCGATCGGCATCGACGACGCGACGATGGGCGAGATCACGCCGACGCTCTGCGCGATCCGCGACGTGTACCGGCAGGCGTGGCAGGACCGGCGCGCGGGCGCTGGCGGCGGTGGCGGCGGCGATGCGGGCGTGCGCGGTGGACGGCGCGCGCTGCGCGAGGCGACGCGCCCGATGCGCGAGGAGGTCGAGCAGGCGCTCGGCCCCGAGCGGACGGCCCGCCTCGAGGACGAAGGCGGCATGCGCGCGCTGGGGATGGCCGCGGAGTGCGGCGACGGACCGCGCTGACGGCGCTGCAGCGACGCGCGCGTTCGTCTACTCTCGCGGCATGAACCAGAGCCCGCTCACCGACGAGCAGTGGGAGTTCCTGCAGCAAGAGGTCGTGCGTGAAGCGCGACGCACGTTGGTCGGTCGCCGACTCCTCGGCATCTACGGTCCACTCGGCGCCGGTCTCGAGTCGGTCGCGGTCGAGCAGTACGGCCCGGACGAAGACGCGGAGATCGAGTTCCTGAGCCGCACCGATCCCAAGCCGATCCACGGCGCGAACGAGGTCATCCTCCGCGTCCCGATCCTCTACAAGGACTTCGTCCTCCACTGGCGCGACGTCGCCTTCAGCAAGAAGCTCGGCGCGCCGCTCGACGCGTCGCGCGCGATCCGCGCGGCGCACGCGGTCGCGGATCGCGAGGACACGCTGATCTTCAACGGCGATCCGCGCCTCGGGATCGAGGGCCTGCTGAACGCGCGCGGGCGCAAGACGGTCGCGCGCAGCGACTGGACGAAGTACGGCAACGCGTACCGCGACGTCGTGCGCGCGACCGAGGTGCTGCTCGAGAGCAACCACCACCGCCCGTTCGCGCTCGCGGTGTCGGCGCAGGACTACGCGCGCCTGGTGCAGCAGCTCGAGGGCCAGTTCGCGCCGGAGATCGACTCGATCCTGCGCCTGTGCGACGACGGCGTGTACACCACGCCGACGATCCCGCAGGGCAAGGCGGTCCTGCTCTCGACCGGCGATCAGAACTTCGACATCGCGGTCACCGAGGACCTCACGATCGCGTACCTCGGCGAGCGCGATCAGGACTATCCATTCCGCGTCTACGAGTGCCTCGCGCTGCGCATCAAGCGCCCGAGCGCGATCTGCAC includes:
- a CDS encoding LysR family transcriptional regulator; protein product: MERIAHRVPAPRLDVRDLRVVIAIAEAGTTAKAASLLHLTQPAVSRALLAAEERLGVPLFARTSRGLVPTAAGEALVSGAARVLVDLGELERRVALPATPPSRVRIVCECYTAYHWLPSTLTTLRRSLPDLDVALAVEHTGRPVPSLEASEVDVALLTTSQVPRGIEQKALFSDEIVFLVARTHPLAARRALTPDDLRAHTLITGLAPAEEGRWFMRRVFGRARPKLRFDRLPLTEAIIDVTRAGMGIAVLSEWIARPHLERGDLVAMRLASGPLRRGWRMAWRPEVADAAERLHAALSATSTGR
- a CDS encoding acyl-CoA dehydrogenase; protein product: MDRTGALATPELQPFLPMLYVAWADDALSPDDVRVLRERLEAQPWLKPALRIALEQWLDPARPPSAAELATLRRTLERSVGTMRPTRRLSLAQLASSMVDGHACEATAHALAEIESLLALDAAHALDDVITPYEHDAPRPFARGPRPDVAAMRAMLDGPHVAVRETVRAFLAEPAHRSAYGLTKEEHRAKVLGWLEELAKTVGIGALAYPGVTTDAPDLGGYLAAFETLAYGDLSLLIKNGVQWGLFGGSIFFLGDDAQRAKYLHEVASLGLLGCFAMSEVGHGSNVADLETIARYDAESDEIVVHTPSESARKDWAGNAARDAHVATVFAQLEVAGERHGVHAVLVPIRDANGEELPGVRTGDCGHKMGLNGVDNGRIWFDHVRVPRANLLSRHARITDLGTYESAITSPGKRFFTMLGTLVGGRVSVAAGAVSASKVGLAIAIRYASERRQFGPTKEPETLLLEYPTHQRRLLIPLATTYALSFAIDELREAYLRAQREGAKDTRELEAHAAGLKAIATWHATRTLQACREACGGQGYLSVNRLADLKSDTDVFTTFEGDNTVLLQLVARELLGRYAKRFTGGPVALVRALASAAVLTMREKAPFRAHRADEASLRDPEMQRAAFAWREESLLRSAAARAKKRSDAGMDAQDVLMELQEHLVALAEAHVERRVMDAIAGAVDRAPDDDTRAWLAKLRDLHALATLEARAAWFVENGELDGGQTRAIRKLVPKIARELRDAAVPLVDAFGIPDACLAAPIAFHDPAHPRW
- a CDS encoding phosphatase PAP2 family protein → MSRHATAIISGFLLCAIGVAAAPAAAQEPTPPHRAPPRTRIDGIAAPITGGLAAAALGAGLGIYVAPTSQHSPDVGVWRGGIVADEPFRDLLRASSPRGISIAGHTSDALMLGTIAYTALVDSLLVPLVQGDLDLAWQASLAHSLAFGLTLTAGGIVKRVTNRARPYERECATNPSAPGCQSHDIYESFYSLHTGLAATSAGFSCALHLERNLFGDLGHDIASCGGSIAAATVTGLLRVVADRHYLSDVIIGGLLGFAVGYLVPMIVIPSRASRLEGLSDEPRSDFAWSILPMASPGDSGGFAAGASVFGTF
- a CDS encoding MFS transporter, whose protein sequence is MTSTGWFARMSPPERRTFWSCFWGWALDAMDVQIYSLVIPTIIATWDLSTREAGEIATATLLSSALGGWIAGALADRIGRVRTLQLTILWFSIFTLVCSLAQTFEQLLVARTLMGLGFGGEWTAGAVLIGEVIRPEHRGRAVGTVQSGWAVGWALALTAQVVTFQLFEPEIAWRALFAVGVAPAALVLVLRRFVAEPPVFEETRRRVGARARLREIVSRPLLRITVLTSLLTTGAQGGYYAIATWLPTYLETERGLGSLGTSAYLAVVIAGSFAGYLTGAHLADRIGRRALFFVFAIGAAAIVVAYTSVELDDGSTWTLHAG
- a CDS encoding amidohydrolase family protein; the protein is MPADPTPPGACDAHAHVIGASMSAARSYTPPEATVESYLAMLDAHRIARGVLVQISVHGTDNRVMTDAVSAHSDRLRGIAVVHADAPDAELARLASSGVVGLRLNTAFGGGPSLDDLERLAARCRELDWHLELLLDHRALPELAPRLERLPVPFVLDHLGHVPVSAGIAHPAAQAMLSLLRGAHCWVKLSGAYRVSATGPPHRDTIPIVRALVDARADRLVWGSDWPHTAHAGPTPRVGALLDLLREQVPDAAQRDAILVDNAARLYRFGEGG
- a CDS encoding reverse transcriptase family protein — its product is MTEWTFDADDLDEDEEDADPPPGPAELRLARALALAFLGTDGRRRAMIEAALATLHVPDEARARAWIGALVALVRRTFDPLRRASLDELTTTIAHGRALARRDRGVHVVRWVATPGEMRAPRWDVPRIDTVGDLARWLDVEIGELDWLADRRAMLVRARVGPLHHYVRTWVPKPSGGARLIEAPKARLAAIQRRVLREVLERVPMHDVAHGFRRGRSVATFVAPHVGRAVVVRVDLEDFFASVTRGRVIGIFRSAGYPEEIARTLAALCTTRTPASEMRGIEHAVRARLRVPHLPQGAPTSPALASLAAFRLDARIEGLARAVGARCTRYADDVALSFERDRSHGAIDRVIARIAEIAREEGFGVASHKTRVMRRGARQSLAGVVVNERPAVAREEYERLRAILHRAATRGPSPDELGAHRDLRAHLAGRIAWIAQWSERRGAKLAAMLARIDWSA
- a CDS encoding RNA polymerase sigma factor, with protein sequence MKAPATPGHAAIASTDDAEPERTGAAELFRAHAGFVAGFLTRMGASNVDVDDLTQEVFLVAHRRGGYVAGPARPTTWLAEIALRVLSTHRRTKRRKPEKMAGDELDAMISDRAAADDQVSARRALARVQRCLEGLDEEHRAVFVLFELEGEPCSAIAAALGIPVGTVYSRLHHARKKFTDAWGGGTP
- a CDS encoding family 1 encapsulin nanocompartment shell protein, with the protein product MNQSPLTDEQWEFLQQEVVREARRTLVGRRLLGIYGPLGAGLESVAVEQYGPDEDAEIEFLSRTDPKPIHGANEVILRVPILYKDFVLHWRDVAFSKKLGAPLDASRAIRAAHAVADREDTLIFNGDPRLGIEGLLNARGRKTVARSDWTKYGNAYRDVVRATEVLLESNHHRPFALAVSAQDYARLVQQLEGQFAPEIDSILRLCDDGVYTTPTIPQGKAVLLSTGDQNFDIAVTEDLTIAYLGERDQDYPFRVYECLALRIKRPSAICTIE